The ANME-2 cluster archaeon genome segment TTTGCAACCTCTTGGCATTTTATCCACATATCCTTGATTTTTTTAATTTTTGGAGCATTTGTCCTCCTACGCCTATTCCAGACAGCTTCCCTCCATCGCTTTATAGTTCTCGTATCAGGTGAAGCAAAATCTTGTTTGGAATTATCTTCTGTGATACCAAGTTGACCACAAAAATGAACATTCCAGCTATCCTTTCCAGACTTTGCGACTGCCCACACAGGATGCCAGTCTTCTGGCATTTTCTCATTTGGCCATTCTACAATTTCACCAGGCTTGTTCCCTAAAAATACGATTGTTTTTGATAAGTAGGTAGGAAGTGTGTGTGGAAAAACGCCCCAATTCGATGGATCAATTCCTGCAACAATGGCACCACTTGCATATGGAACTGAAATATCATTAATCAATATCTTGCCAGACATATCCCTCAGTGGTGTGTCTTTGAAATCAGCCGGAAGTTCTGGTTCCTTTAATTCGATTCTACGTCGTTTCAAAATAGTTCCGTTTTCATTAAACACTTCGATAATCAATGGACTCCCTATTTGTGTATCACTTGGAAGATCCCAATGAGGTATAGTCGTATCGTTTCGTATAAGCTCACACCCATCTAACATGACCTGCTCGTTACCATACCCTCTTTCTAAGATGATAGTCGGCGGTCCATAACTTAAAAAAGAATTGCTCCGACCAATTTTAATACCCCCATATAGGCGTAATTTTAAAAGTTTAGAAAGGGTTAACACATCAATACTTTTACATGAGGCATGTCCATCCTTGCCACCGAATAACAACCACTCATGAGGGAGCCCACTTGATGTTTTTTCGTGAAACTCTTCACATGATATGTCGCCCCATTCCCGTATTTTATTAGCTATACTACTATGGCATGCTACTAGAAATTCACACCCCCTCTCCAGCTGTTGCGATTCAATCCAATCAGGAAGTCTTTCTCTCTTCCCTCGCAAAAAAAGCCTTACTGGATTTGCTTTGAGTCGTGCAATAAACTTATTTTCTTTATCCTCAAATTTAGCACCATTTCCCCAATCAATTGTTGCAGCATCAAATGGCTGACTGTGTAGTACTCCTTTAAGTTTCGTTGACCAATTGGGCGGGGCAGTTTCCACGCATGAATATAATTCACCCTGATATTCAAAATTAAGCCCATCATCAGGAAATGATCTATTAACCTTAAGTCTCAATGTCGAAGTGACCACACCTGAGAACTTGTCAAGTTCAAGGCATATTCGTAGTCCTACACGAGAATTTTGTTGGTGAGGCTGTGAAGAGTGTTGATTATCTAATAAAAAGTCCGGTAATGAACCATCCCACTCAGTGAGTTCATCAAGGACGAATTCTATTAGTGCATTTTTCATTTCAGTATTCTCGGTTTGTGAACTATCCAAAAGGCGTAGTGTGCGCTTTGCGAATATATTTTCTCCGTATTTTTGTAGTATTCGTGTCATCACATCATCAGAGGGATTATCGGTCGGATCGAGTTCAGCTTTATCAAATATTAAAGGCAAATATTTTCGTTCACTGTCTGAAAAGAGGGTCTGAGATAATGGACGTCCAATATGCTTCATGCCCCCACGTATACGTGCAGTAAAGCGCCCCCATTCCTCATGCTTGTCTTCAGTACTCCATTTTTCTAGGTCTTCCCACAATATTTCAGTTTTACCAAACTGTCGCGGGGTGCCAGACTTATCGATTTCACCCAGCAATTCCCAAAATCTAGGGTAATAAGCTTTTTGATTGAAATCCCCTTCAGTGGTTGCTGCAAGGACAAAAAATCCTAAATATGCTATATATGGTGGATACTCCAGTTCATAATCTCTCCAATTGCTAAATAATTTAAGAGCTTTCTGGCATAAACCTCCATTTTCGATCCAATCTGGGCCAACTTTAATACATTGAATAAAATCTTCAACATCAGCACCTGCTGCCATCCCCAACTGTTCTATCATTTCTTTATTGACATAAACTAATACTTCTCGGCCTGCCATTTCATTATTAAAGAATTTTCTTGCTATAAGGTCATTCCATTCGAAATATTTCATGTTTTTTCCCCATCTTTAATTAATTAATTGATATAATAGTACAAATTAATTATATATTATTACTAATTTTCGTTCTAAGTATTTTAGAGTTTCTAATTAATACTCGAACAATCCTAAGAAATATTTAATTCTATGATCATTAAAGGTATCTTTAGACTGATATTATTACTATACTCTTCTCCTTTACCTCAATACAGTGCAGATCACACACCCTCATCACCTAGCATCCCCTACCACATTTACTCTTCTTATAGCAAACCACACACCTCTCATCCTCACGAACCACCCTCTCCCCTATATCTCCTAAAACCCCCCGTCCATATCTCCTCAAAGCTCCCGCTCCAACCCACCCTTCACCATACTTCCCAGGCTGGTCAGGACACCTCCATAACGTGCCGTCACATCCGGTACAACAATAAAGCATCCCCACCGGGGCAGAATCGTGGATGCCTTCGTCCTGTCACAAGGTCTCGGTTACGGAAAATACTTTCCCATATCCACGCGCAGGTCCTTTTTAGCATCCATTCCTATACTGACACAGTACTACACCTCAAAATCCGAAAGAGATTCTTCCGGCTGCATCCTTTCCACAACAGGCCGCATATCAATGTACATTTTAGGAAAATCAGTCTGCCTGTACCTCTCCACCGCCCTGAACCCCAGCCTATCATAGAAACTCATACTCCCAGGCTTGGAATCCACAGTAAGGTACCGGCAGCCTATAATCTCAGACACTGACAGTGCCAGCCCGATAGCAGCCAGGAACCTGCCGAACCCCGCCTCTCTCAAGTTTCATCAACCGCCAGTCTGGCAATCTTGATACTTGGGTATTTATGATACGGATAACCGTCAATGCCATCTGCTTCATCAATGGCCTGGACCTCAATGGTATCGGCAACAATAGTGAAAAAACCTGTAATACTCTTATTAAGGCAGCAGAGATTTGTCCTGCTTCATTTCGTCCTGGTCATCCAGGGCATCATTTATCAAAAAGTCGTTAAGTTCGGCATTTGTGGACGTAAAAGAAGTTACATCGTACCTTTTTGTTAAAGGCACAATAGAAGGTTTATCTACAAAAAATGGTTCGGATTCCATTACTGTTTAAAATTGCATTTATGTATTTGCCTGGCTTCCTTGAACATGTCCACCTGTTCTCTGGTAACCTTTGGATTTTTTTTATCCATCCAGAACTGTCTGGCATCTTCGTCCTTCAGTATCAATCCGAATTCTATGGGTTTTGCTATCCTTTTTCTCCAATTAAAGATTTCCTTTATTGTATTTATAGTATAACTATAGAGGAGACCGTTACAATTCGTGTTGGTGAATTTAATTAAACCACAGATAAACACAGATGAACACAGATTTTCAGGTAGCATATCCGCGTTTATCGGCGTTCGTCTGCGGTTAGTTTGATAATACCAACATGTAATGTGACGGTCTCTATTTTTTGTAACTTTTATATACTATGACTGCACTATATAGTATATGAGAAAAGGTGAACCATTTCAACGAGTTAGCATTTCAGATGCAGAATATGAACAACTTAAAATTGCTGAGCCGAAAACCAAGTCTGTTAAAGTGCTGAAGCGCATTCAAGCGTTTAAGCTCATGTATCTTGGTTGGAAATATTCAGCTATTGCTGAATTCTTATCAGTTACGAATAATACCATCACTAATTG includes the following:
- a CDS encoding helix-turn-helix domain-containing protein — translated: MRKGEPFQRVSISDAEYEQLKIAEPKTKSVKVLKRIQAFKLMYLGWKYSAIAEFLSVTNNTITN